TTTTCATACTCACCTTCACTCTAGTCGCGGTCTCAGGGGCTCGAGCTTCTCAGATTTGGAAAATGGCGTATGAGCGCCTCACCACCATTCTCATCGGCGGCGCCACCTGCATGGTTATATCACTATGCATCTACCCAGTTTGGGCAGGCCAAGATTTGCATAATCTCATTGCTACTAATATAGGAAAGCTTGCTACATTCTTAGAaggtaattaaataattatagtaaatGTTTTACCTCTccttcattaattttttacattgCAGAAAATAGTTTAACTacggaattaattaattgttatgTGGTGTGGATTTTTATAGGTTTTGGTGGTCAATTTTGTAATTCTTCGTCCGATGGTGAGGATAAGTCATATCTCCAAAGCCATAAAACAGTACTCAACTCAAAAGCAAATGAGGAAATATTGGTTAGTACTTAATAATATCAATAACTACTGTAATGATTCAAATATGAGTATCCACTAatgtttaatattattaatttgatgttaTTACAGGCGAATTTTGCATGGTGGGAACTTGGACACGGTCGTTTTAAGTTTAATCATCCATGGAAACTCTACTTGAACATCGGTAGCCTTGTCAGGGAATGTGCTTGCCAAATTGAAACACTTAGTGGTTgcataaattcaaaatctcaggcaagtattttaaaaaaatcacaaagtttGGTCACTCATACAACTTTAAAACATAACTAATTATGTtacaattttaacatttttttaattatctcatttatttttattttgagggAATTGTGTGGCGCGGAAGTCGAAATCCAGGattctttttgtaaattttttatatcacTCACAGAGCTATAGATTTTAgtctataaaataaattatattactccaaaTTTTAGGTTGGAGTATAAGTTTAGGTTGgcttccaaattttatttcaaagttATGACATacttaattgattattttttaaagttgcaggagttgattaaaattatacaaactcAATGATTTTTGTGGCAATTTACCATTTCAaagatatatatagttttttgctaatatttaattttatcataattacaGGTTGTATGCGAGTTCCAACAAAAGATCCAACCATCATGTGTGGAAATGAGCATAGAATCAAGTAAGGCACTGAGGGAATTAGCTGAAGCAATTAAAGAAATGAGATTCCCATCAGCAGCCGTTGAAATCCATCTACAGAACTCCAAAGCTGCAGCTGAggatcttaaaaaaataatggagaaTTCCTCACTGCCAACTATAGCAGGTCTTCAAGAAATTGTGCCAATTCTTGTGATAGCATCAGTGCTGATCGACATCATTAAATTCGTAGAGAAAATATCAACTTCTGTTGATGAACTATCGCAGAAAGCAGGCTTTAAACAGAGGAACAAACAAGCACAAGTGAAGCCAGTTCATGATCAAGTTGTG
The sequence above is a segment of the Salvia hispanica cultivar TCC Black 2014 unplaced genomic scaffold, UniMelb_Shisp_WGS_1.0 HiC_scaffold_1463, whole genome shotgun sequence genome. Coding sequences within it:
- the LOC125198427 gene encoding aluminum-activated malate transporter 8-like; translation: ILTFTLVAVSGARASQIWKMAYERLTTILIGGATCMVISLCIYPVWAGQDLHNLIATNIGKLATFLEGFGGQFCNSSSDGEDKSYLQSHKTVLNSKANEEILANFAWWELGHGRFKFNHPWKLYLNIGSLVRECACQIETLSGCINSKSQVVCEFQQKIQPSCVEMSIESSKALRELAEAIKEMRFPSAAVEIHLQNSKAAAEDLKKIMENSSLPTIAGLQEIVPILVIASVLIDIIKFVEKISTSVDELSQKAGFKQRNKQAQVKPVHDQVVIDVVEIKTNDSPSQI